From the Malus domestica chromosome 17, GDT2T_hap1 genome, one window contains:
- the LOC103405226 gene encoding B-box zinc finger protein 32 translates to MKKLFRACELCDQEASFYCPSDSAFLCSRCDARVHQANFLVARHVRHPLCSNCKSVAETPDHHSLCSSCSPEIFSGDCDGDAMSSSSDCSACISSTEMGTTKTGYENPKSESSLTEVSGSNTPHRFPGAKRNMLWKFSGAKRNYSVPSARARTSRRVDARAEGSFVNWCKSVGVNGNLAAAVVSTASNASGFCLERLAGVPLRVSLAASFWFGLRFRGDRSVSTCQNLRRVEVLSGVPAKLILAVEAKLGSELRIRRARRDDLEEGWAEC, encoded by the coding sequence ATGAAGAAACTTTTCAGGGCTTGCGAACTCTGCGACCAGGAAGCCTCTTTCTACTGCCCTTCCGACTCCGCCTTCCTCTGCTCCCGCTGCGACGCCCGCGTCCACCAGGCCAACTTCCTCGTCGCCCGCCACGTCCGCCACCCTCTCTGCTCTAATTGCAAATCCGTCGCCGAAACCCCTGATCATCACTCTCTCTGCTCCTCCTGCTCGCCTGAAATTTTTTCCGGAGACTGCGACGGCGACGCCATGTCGTCATCGTCGGATTGTTCCGCCTGCATATCCAGCACAGAAATGGGGACCACAAAGACCGGATACGAGAATCCGAAATCCGAGAGCTCCTTGACGGAGGTTTCCGGTTCAAATACTCCGCACAGATTCCCCGGCGCGAAGAGGAATATGCTATGGAAATTCTCCGGCGCCAAGAGAAATTATAGCGTACCGAGTGCGCGAGCACGAACTTCAAGGCGAGTGGACGCGAGAGCAGAGGGCAGTTTCGTAAATTGGTGTAAGAGCGTTGGGGTGAACGGTAATTTGGCGGCTGCCGTGGTTTCGACTGCTTCAAATGCGTCGGGATTTTGCCTGGAGCGGTTGGCTGGTGTGCCTCTGAGAGTATCCCTTGCGGCGTCGTTTTGGTTCGGGTTGAGATTCCGTGGGGATAGATCGGTTTCTACGTGTCAGAATCTGAGACGGGTCGAGGTGCTATCCGGGGTGCCGGCTAAGCTGATCCTAGCCGTTGAAGCTAAGCTCGGGAGTGAGCTGAGAATTAGGCGCGCACGACGGGACGATCTGGAGGAAGGCTGGGCAGAATGCTGA
- the LOC103405225 gene encoding beta-glucuronosyltransferase GlcAT14C-like: protein MVLKLPSMRTSNISSWCSGYLLWILALLVTLILLGAISRSSPNVFSRYGNKNQLSVGVPLKGNANPPIFAYWICGTKGESERILRLLKAIYHPRNRYLLQLDSCSSDYDRGQLALSVQAEEVFRNYGNVYVVGKSFALIQMGSSALAATLHAAALHLKLSTDWDWFITLSASDYPLMNQDDLLHAFALLPRNTNFIHFTNKTGWKEQTDRIVNDPNLYLQEVAPLLYAVEKRTMPDAFKIFGGSPWPILTRDFMDYCVKGWDNFPRKLLMYLSNVPYPLESYFHTIICSSPEFKNSAVNNDLRYILWDTSALGKAKVLNMSHYDQMLASRAAFARPFQTDDDPVLNKIDESVLNRTSKGLVPGEWCPGIGRSKSLENSTPDKEELCPSWGNINHVTPGPRGVSLREFLAKLAVEGRLTTGHCQEH, encoded by the exons ATGGTTTTAAAGCTTCCCTCAATGAGAACATCAAACATTTCTTCGTGGTGTTCGGGTTATCTTCTATGGATCCTAGCACTTTTGGTTACTTTAATCTTGTTGGGAGCAATTTCAAGATCATCTCCCAATGTGTTTTCTAGatatggaaacaaaaaccaactATCAGTGGGAGTGCCATTGAAAGGGAATGCCAACCCCCCTATCTTTGCTTATTGGATATGTGGAACTAAAGGAGAAAGTGAGAGGATTTTGAGGCTTTTGAAGGCAATATATCATCCGAGAAATCGGTATTTGCTGCAGCTTGATTCATGTTCGTCGGATTATGATAGAGGGCAGCTAGCTCTCTCTGTTCAAGCCGAAGAAGTTTTTCGAAATTATGGAAATGTTTATGTTGTTGGGAAAAGTTTTGCCCTCATCCAGATGGGGTCTTCTGCTCTTGCTGCCACACTTCATGCTGCAGCATTGCATCTAAAGCTCAGTACAGATTGGGACTGGTTCATCACTTTAAGTGCTTCTGACTATCCCCTCATGAATCAGGATG ATCTGCTCCATGCTTTCGCTTTATTGCCAAGGAATACCAATTTTATACATTTTACAAACAAGACTGGCTGGAAAGA GCAAACAGATCGAATCGTTAATGACCCTAACTTATATCTTCAAGAGGTTGCTCCACTTTTGTATGCTGTAGAGAAAAGAaccatgccagatgctttcaaaATCTTTGGAG GTTCGCCTTGGCCGATTTTAACCAGAGATTTCATGGACTACTGTGTCAAGGGATGGGATAACTTTCCCAGGAAGTTGCTGATGTACCTCAGCAACGTGCCTTACCCTCTTGAATCCTACTTCCACACAATCATCTGCAGCTCACCTGAGTTCAAAAACTCTGCAGTGAACAATGACCTAAGGTACATTCTTTGGGACACGTCTGCACTCGGAAAAGCGAAAGTCCTTAACATGTCACACTATGATCAAATGTTAGCAAGTCGAGCGGCCTTTGCTAGACCATTTCAAACAGATGATGATCCAGTGCTAAACAAGATCGATGAGAGTGTTCTGAATCGGACTTCGAAAGGGTTGGTTCCGGGAGAATGGTGCCCTGGCATAGGGAGAAGTAAGAGCTTAGAGAATTCAACACCTGATAAGGAAGAGTTGTGTCCAAGTTGGGGCAACATTAACCATGTCACCCCGGGTCCTCGCGGCGTTAGTCTCCGAGAATTTTTGGCTAAGCTTGCTGTAGAAGGAAGATTGACAACCGGTCACTGCCAAGAACACTGA
- the LOC103405224 gene encoding uncharacterized protein, which yields MPHPKKKKKNTDFGANNVRQTQDNHHLQPQNLSLSFASAVYSTSNQTLNPPSFCLCTFSMEALASSAFVPEAHPVLNNPTSIRTPNNRSGFLKVSQSSRFSGLRVRALSGEASGSGESEELRPPNNGFGLLSEDTLSFSQGDLNHFESSEKNVDEALMVDMSLTSPSASGSGGGTRAGLFRTPISGGVQSATSAHGLPRPALAVRNLMEQARFAHLCTIMSRMHHRRQGYPFGSLVDFAPDSSGHPIFSFSPLAIHTRNLLADPRCTLVVQIPGWSGLSNARVTIFGDVYPLPEHEQEWAHKQYIAKHQQGPSQQWGNFYYFRMQNISDIYFIGGFGTVAWVDVKEYEALQPDRIAVNGGEQNLKELNAMFSKPLKELLSAESEVDDAALISIDSKGTDIRVRQGAQFNVQRISFDEGHSVETLEEAKVALRKVINKGRVFKL from the exons ATGCcacatccaaaaaaaaaaaaaaaaaacacagattTTGGGGCAAACAACGTAAGACAAACCCAAGACAATCACCATCTCCAACCCCAAAATCTGTCACTCAGTTTCGCCTCCGCAGTTTACAGTACATCCAACCAAACACTTAATCCACCCTCTTTCTGTCTCTGTACATTCTCCATGGAAGCCCTCGCAAGCTCTGCCTTCGTTCCGGAGGCGCACCCAGTTCTGAACAACCCTACTTCAATCAGAACGCCGAATAATCGAAGTGGGTTTCTGAAAGTCAGTCAAAGTTCTCGTTTTTCTGGGCTTCGGGTTCGAGCTCTGTCCGGGGAGGCCTCTGGGTCCGGCGAAAGTGAAGAGCTGAGGCCTCCGAATAATGGGTTCGGCTTGCTTTCCGAAgacactctctctttctctcag GGCGATTTAAATCACTTCGAAAGTAGTGAGAAGAATGTGGATGAGGCATTAATGGTAGATATGTCTCTTACATCCCCTTCTGCTAGTGGATCAGGAGGTGGAACAAGAGCTGGGCTCTTTAGAACTCCAATTTCTGGCGGGGTACAGAGTGCAACTTCAGCTCATGGTTTACCCCGTCCCGCCTTAGCTGTACGCAATCTTATGGAGCAG GCCAGATTTGCTCATTTGTGCACCATAATGTCTCGCATGCACCACAGGCGACAAGGATATCCATTTGGTTCTCTAGTTGATTTTGCACCTGATTCATCAGGGC ATCCTATATTTTCGTTTTCACCATTGGCTATCCATACTCGGAATTTGTTAGCTGATCCAAGATGCACACTTGTTGTGCAG ATTCCTGGATGGAGCGGCTTGTCAAATGCAAGGGTAACCATTTTTGGTGATGTCTACCCACTTCCAGAGCATGAACAG GAATGGGCTCATAAGCAATACATAGCAAAGCATCAACAGGGGCCTTCTCAACAATGGGGAAACTTCTACTACTTCAGGATGCAGAACATAAG CGACATATATTTCATTGGTGGCTTTGGCACTGTTGCTTGGGTCGACGTCAAAGAATACGAGGCCCTGCAGCCTGATAGGATTGCAGTTAATGGAGGGGAGCAGAACCTGAAG GAACTCAATGCAATGTTTTCGAAGCCCCTAAAAGAGCTTTTATCCGCCGAGTCTGAGGTGGATGATGCCGCTCTCATATCCATAGACAGCAAAGGAACTGATATTCGGGTCCGCCAAGGTGCACAG TTCAACGTACAGAGGATATCATTTGACGAAGGCCATTCTGTCGAGACACTGGAGGAAGCAAAGGTTGCTCTCCGAAAAGTGATAAACAAAGGGCGAGTATTCAAGTTATAG